In Halobaculum sp. XH14, a single genomic region encodes these proteins:
- a CDS encoding winged helix-turn-helix domain-containing protein translates to MASEDGPEDAGEDDDGRVSVGAEGAREQLREATERIGESAGDVAESFDERAIDLLSWLLDTETRARIYVFLRENPDSTSQEVADGTGLYPSTVREALAELHEDETVTRRKREATGAGNNPYEYEAIAPSTLVEGVVEQVQTELNTVFNLDRHLGRDASDETTPVTISVETADGDARNEPGGRGDGGGPERRGDREDRGERSGTHGDEPPADDS, encoded by the coding sequence ATGGCTTCCGAGGACGGCCCGGAGGACGCGGGCGAGGACGACGACGGACGGGTGAGCGTCGGCGCGGAGGGCGCACGGGAGCAGTTGCGGGAGGCGACCGAGCGGATCGGCGAGAGCGCGGGCGACGTCGCGGAGAGCTTCGACGAGCGCGCCATCGACCTGCTGTCGTGGCTACTGGACACCGAGACTCGAGCGCGGATCTACGTGTTCCTCCGCGAGAACCCGGACTCGACCAGCCAGGAGGTCGCCGACGGGACCGGACTCTACCCGAGCACCGTCCGGGAGGCGCTCGCGGAGCTTCACGAGGACGAGACCGTGACGCGACGAAAGCGGGAGGCGACGGGGGCCGGCAACAACCCCTACGAGTACGAGGCCATCGCGCCGTCGACGCTGGTCGAGGGCGTCGTCGAACAGGTCCAGACGGAGCTCAACACCGTGTTCAACCTCGACCGTCACCTGGGCCGGGACGCCTCCGACGAGACGACGCCGGTCACCATCTCGGTCGAGACCGCCGACGGCGACGCCCGGAACGAACCGGGTGGCCGGGGCGACGGCGGCGGTCCGGAGCGTCGCGGCGACCGGGAGGACCGGGGCGAGCGTTCCGGGACCCACGGGGACGAACCGCCCGCCGACGACTCGTAG
- a CDS encoding acyl-CoA thioesterase: MVTLLDTRIENRERVQPDDTNNYGTAHGGNVARWMDETGAMSAMRLAGESCVTASIDRLDFERPVPQGDTCVIDSYAYATGRTSVRVRLRAFRENPRTGEREQTTASYFVFVAVDETLEPTPVPDLSVDSAEGRRLREEALGDAPER; this comes from the coding sequence ATGGTCACCCTGCTCGACACGCGCATCGAGAACCGCGAGCGCGTCCAGCCGGACGACACCAACAACTACGGCACCGCCCACGGCGGCAACGTCGCACGATGGATGGACGAGACGGGCGCGATGTCGGCGATGCGGCTCGCCGGCGAGTCGTGTGTCACCGCCAGCATCGACCGCCTCGACTTCGAGCGTCCGGTCCCGCAGGGCGACACCTGCGTCATCGACTCGTACGCCTACGCGACGGGCAGGACGAGCGTCCGGGTCCGACTTCGCGCCTTCCGCGAGAACCCCAGAACGGGCGAGCGCGAGCAGACGACCGCGTCGTACTTCGTGTTCGTCGCCGTCGACGAAACCCTCGAACCGACGCCGGTTCCGGACCTCTCGGTCGACTCGGCGGAGGGGCGACGACTCCGGGAGGAGGCGCTCGGGGACGCGCCGGAACGCTGA
- a CDS encoding glutamate--cysteine ligase: MERGSREAFTRLGTLGVEEEFYIVDDTGRPVSGTDDLVYGDPPESDLLADRIDHELFKCTIETQTPLIENPGDVEPNVVAVREALVEHAERHGYRIAGAGLHPAAKWRELDHAEKPRYRAQLDRIQYPQHRNTTAGLHVHVGVDDADKAVWIANELRWHLPPLLALSANSPFWNGFDTGLASARAKIFEGLPNTGMPTRFADFEAFDRFERRMMAHGSIDDRGELWYDVRPHTDHGTVEVRAPDGQSDPAVVSPFVEVVHALVLDLAARYEDEATPSDDGSTVGGAGGRAAADGAVGSSSDGLRRELLDENKWRAMRYGHGASFIDRDGDSVVDLATVVDGLEERLGVESLSTLYERESGAERQRRIHEEGGFDALRESLLV; this comes from the coding sequence ATGGAGCGAGGTTCGCGGGAGGCGTTCACCCGGCTCGGGACTCTCGGCGTCGAGGAGGAGTTCTACATCGTCGACGACACGGGGCGGCCCGTCTCGGGCACCGACGACCTCGTCTACGGCGACCCGCCCGAGTCGGACCTCCTCGCGGACCGCATCGACCACGAACTGTTCAAGTGTACGATCGAGACGCAGACGCCGCTCATCGAGAACCCCGGTGACGTGGAACCGAACGTCGTCGCGGTCCGGGAAGCGCTCGTCGAACACGCCGAGCGTCACGGCTATCGGATCGCCGGTGCGGGCCTCCACCCGGCGGCGAAGTGGCGCGAACTCGATCACGCGGAGAAGCCACGCTATCGGGCCCAGCTCGACCGGATCCAGTATCCACAGCACCGAAACACGACCGCCGGACTCCACGTCCACGTCGGCGTCGACGACGCCGACAAGGCGGTGTGGATCGCCAACGAACTCCGCTGGCATCTCCCACCGTTGCTCGCGCTGTCGGCCAACTCGCCGTTCTGGAACGGGTTCGACACCGGGCTCGCTTCCGCCCGTGCCAAGATATTCGAGGGGCTCCCGAACACTGGGATGCCCACGCGCTTTGCGGACTTCGAGGCGTTCGACCGGTTCGAGCGGCGGATGATGGCCCACGGGTCGATCGACGACCGCGGCGAACTCTGGTACGACGTCCGCCCGCACACCGACCACGGGACCGTGGAGGTCCGTGCCCCCGACGGGCAGTCCGACCCGGCGGTCGTGTCGCCGTTCGTCGAGGTCGTCCACGCGCTCGTGCTGGATCTCGCGGCACGGTACGAGGACGAGGCGACGCCGAGCGACGACGGGTCGACCGTCGGCGGAGCCGGCGGTCGCGCCGCCGCCGACGGCGCCGTCGGGTCGTCGTCGGACGGGCTCCGACGCGAACTCCTCGACGAGAACAAGTGGCGGGCGATGCGGTACGGGCACGGAGCGTCGTTCATCGACCGCGACGGCGACTCGGTCGTCGATCTCGCCACCGTCGTCGACGGGCTGGAGGAACGACTGGGCGTCGAGTCGCTGTCGACCCTGTACGAGCGGGAATCCGGGGCCGAACGACAGCGTCGGATCCACGAGGAGGGCGGCTTCGACGCGCTCCGTGAGTCGCTTCTGGTTTAG
- a CDS encoding NOP5/NOP56 family protein — protein MTDGDTDADAGWFAGDDPVDRVRTGSASAPADWPELAVEAGAASDREDYYRRLKEATTEAARAAVAERERADDRQLLHAVRAMDDADRTANELSERLAEWAGSVYDESGSGVEYAREVAGREPDGPTEERVGSLATRIVELTEEARDLEAFIESRGPVAAPNLSALAGPVLAARLISLAGGLEPLAKKPSGTLQVLGAEDALFAHLRGHAPSPKHGVIYTHDYVRGTRAEDRGSAARALAGKLTIAARIDHYSGDLRPDLEADLDERMRTIRARGEGGVDGSEEATDG, from the coding sequence ATGACCGACGGGGACACCGACGCGGACGCCGGGTGGTTCGCCGGCGACGACCCGGTCGATCGCGTCCGCACCGGCAGCGCGAGTGCGCCCGCCGACTGGCCGGAACTGGCCGTGGAGGCGGGCGCCGCGAGCGACCGCGAGGACTACTACCGCCGACTCAAGGAGGCGACGACGGAAGCGGCGCGAGCGGCCGTCGCCGAGCGCGAGCGGGCAGACGACAGACAGCTCCTGCACGCCGTCCGCGCGATGGACGACGCGGACCGGACCGCGAACGAACTGTCGGAGCGGCTCGCGGAGTGGGCCGGCAGCGTCTACGACGAGTCCGGCTCGGGCGTCGAGTACGCCCGCGAGGTCGCCGGCCGCGAGCCCGACGGGCCGACCGAGGAGCGGGTCGGCTCGCTCGCCACCCGGATCGTCGAACTGACCGAGGAAGCACGCGACCTCGAAGCGTTCATCGAGTCCCGTGGGCCGGTGGCAGCGCCGAACCTCTCGGCGCTCGCCGGTCCGGTGCTCGCCGCGCGGCTGATCTCGCTCGCGGGCGGACTCGAACCGCTCGCCAAGAAGCCGTCCGGGACGCTCCAGGTGCTCGGCGCGGAGGACGCGCTGTTCGCACACCTCCGTGGCCACGCGCCGTCGCCGAAACACGGCGTCATCTACACCCACGACTACGTCCGGGGAACGCGGGCCGAGGACCGCGGGTCGGCCGCCCGCGCGCTCGCCGGGAAGCTGACCATCGCGGCGAGAATCGACCACTACTCGGGCGACCTGCGCCCGGACCTCGAAGCCGACCTCGACGAGCGGATGCGGACCATCCGTGCGCGTGGTGAGGGTGGCGTCGACGGGAGTGAGGAGGCGACCGATGGATAA
- a CDS encoding PRC-barrel domain-containing protein, producing MDADGSPQEITTLVGREVYSNNGVFVGEVEDVRLDLDGQAVTGLALTELNGELFSGRIEPGKGVMVPYRWVRAVGDVILVNDVVERLKDDEHEEAVA from the coding sequence ATGGACGCAGACGGCTCCCCACAGGAGATCACGACGCTCGTGGGACGCGAGGTGTACTCCAACAACGGGGTCTTCGTCGGCGAGGTCGAGGACGTCCGCCTCGACCTCGACGGGCAAGCAGTGACCGGGCTGGCGCTCACCGAACTGAACGGGGAACTGTTCTCGGGCCGCATCGAACCCGGGAAGGGCGTGATGGTGCCGTATCGGTGGGTACGCGCCGTCGGCGACGTCATCCTCGTCAACGACGTCGTCGAGCGCCTCAAGGACGACGAACACGAGGAAGCGGTCGCCTGA
- a CDS encoding DMT family transporter has protein sequence MNPYVLLGVAILSELLGTTSLKLSEGFSRPLPSLGVVAGYAAAFYLVSLTLEDLPIGVVYGTWAALGIVGVAAIGVVVFDETLDPAGVVGVGLIVAGVYCLNVVSGMSAH, from the coding sequence ATGAACCCGTACGTGTTGCTCGGCGTGGCGATCCTCTCGGAACTGCTGGGAACGACCTCGCTCAAACTCTCGGAGGGCTTCTCGCGCCCGCTGCCCAGCCTGGGCGTCGTCGCCGGCTACGCCGCCGCCTTCTACCTAGTCTCGCTCACGCTGGAAGACCTTCCCATCGGCGTGGTCTACGGCACCTGGGCGGCGCTCGGCATCGTCGGCGTCGCGGCCATCGGCGTCGTCGTGTTCGACGAGACGCTCGACCCCGCAGGCGTCGTCGGCGTCGGACTGATCGTCGCCGGCGTCTACTGTCTCAACGTCGTCTCCGGGATGTCGGCACACTGA
- a CDS encoding pyridoxal-phosphate-dependent aminotransferase family protein: protein MSMDRPDVGELTPSDRTLMGPGPSDVHPRVLRAMATPLVGHLDPSFIDVMDETQELLRYTFRTDNRWTIPVSGTGSASMEAAIGNLVEPGETMLVPTNGYFGGRMAEMARRAGGEVAEVDAPWGEPLDPADVQDAFDEHQPDVFGFVHAETSTGALQPSVPELTSIAHDHDAYVVADCVTSLGGVELRVDDWNVDVAYSGPQKCLSCPPGASPLTLNDRAMDKVLSREEPARSWYLDLSLLEGYWGDERAYHHTAPITNVYALREALRLVAEEGIEERWGRHRRVAGALKAGVEAMGLEMNAADEFWLPSLNAVRVPAGVDDGAVIDDLLSEYDLEIAGGLGDLSGDVFRIGCMGHSARPGNVSFLASALGETLRDHGANVDVGAGTETVAAEL from the coding sequence ATGAGCATGGACCGACCCGACGTCGGCGAACTCACGCCGTCCGATCGAACCCTGATGGGCCCCGGCCCGAGCGACGTTCACCCGCGCGTGCTCCGCGCGATGGCGACCCCGCTCGTCGGACACCTCGACCCGTCGTTCATCGACGTGATGGACGAGACCCAGGAACTGCTCCGCTACACGTTCCGGACGGACAACCGGTGGACGATTCCCGTCTCGGGGACGGGGTCGGCGTCGATGGAGGCCGCCATCGGCAACCTCGTCGAGCCGGGCGAGACGATGCTCGTCCCGACGAACGGCTACTTCGGCGGCCGGATGGCCGAGATGGCCCGCCGCGCCGGCGGCGAGGTCGCCGAGGTCGACGCGCCGTGGGGCGAACCGCTCGACCCGGCCGACGTGCAGGACGCCTTCGACGAACACCAGCCCGACGTGTTCGGCTTCGTCCACGCCGAGACGTCGACCGGCGCGCTGCAGCCGAGCGTCCCCGAACTCACCTCCATCGCGCACGACCACGACGCGTACGTCGTCGCCGACTGCGTCACGTCGCTGGGCGGCGTGGAGCTACGGGTGGACGACTGGAACGTCGACGTCGCCTACTCGGGCCCCCAGAAGTGTCTCTCGTGCCCGCCTGGCGCGTCGCCGCTCACCCTGAACGACCGCGCGATGGACAAGGTGTTGAGCCGGGAGGAGCCGGCCCGCTCGTGGTATCTCGACCTCTCGCTGCTGGAGGGGTACTGGGGCGACGAGCGCGCGTACCACCACACGGCACCGATCACCAACGTCTACGCGCTCCGGGAGGCACTCCGTCTCGTCGCCGAGGAGGGCATCGAGGAGCGGTGGGGCCGTCACCGCCGCGTCGCCGGCGCGCTGAAGGCCGGCGTGGAGGCGATGGGGCTGGAGATGAACGCCGCCGACGAGTTCTGGCTCCCGAGTCTCAACGCCGTCCGCGTCCCGGCCGGCGTCGACGACGGCGCGGTCATCGACGACCTGCTCTCGGAGTACGACCTCGAGATCGCCGGCGGGCTCGGCGACCTCTCGGGGGACGTCTTCCGCATCGGCTGCATGGGCCACTCCGCCCGCCCGGGGAACGTCTCGTTCCTCGCGAGCGCGCTCGGCGAGACGCTCCGCGACCACGGTGCGAACGTGGACGTGGGCGCGGGAACCGAGACCGTCGCGGCCGAACTGTAA
- a CDS encoding MFS transporter — translation MSRDADPSALQFWTLYLSRFAGGFGSITLVILIPKLAPELGLGGVGLGLLYTAFTLAQTLMVVPLAWAGDRYDKRLVLLGTLALGVLTYAAFGFVTTGRQLMAVRAFQGVVFTGMGLMTLALVGELATKGTRANHIGKANAASFAASIVGGLSAGFLYDYFAGGREVFLLITALYVVTFGATALLLSSDDTRIHGFPFSDLAVNRRILTLTSFRAQYSVAVTLVRNWVPVFAGYALAQGGLGYPAFAVSVITVSEKFTNMLLQPFTGRLSDRSGRSLFVFAGGGTYGVVALLVPFTPMIGATVGLPESYPIVGAVSAAFLPLVALNCGLGIADSFREPASMALFADEGSDGEGVASSFGIRELVWRPGSVLAPVAGGWLMAEIGMDSVFYVGGAFAVLGALTFLGILWRAHGAGALREW, via the coding sequence GTGTCCCGCGACGCCGACCCGTCAGCGCTTCAGTTCTGGACGCTGTATCTCTCCCGGTTCGCCGGCGGGTTCGGGTCAATCACGCTCGTCATCCTCATCCCGAAACTGGCCCCGGAACTCGGGCTGGGCGGGGTCGGACTCGGCCTGCTGTACACCGCGTTCACCCTCGCCCAGACGCTCATGGTTGTCCCGCTCGCGTGGGCGGGCGACCGGTACGACAAGCGGCTCGTCCTGCTCGGGACGCTCGCGCTCGGCGTGCTCACGTACGCCGCGTTCGGGTTCGTCACCACCGGACGGCAGCTGATGGCCGTCCGCGCGTTCCAGGGCGTCGTCTTCACCGGGATGGGGCTGATGACGCTCGCGCTGGTCGGCGAGCTCGCCACGAAGGGCACCCGTGCGAACCACATCGGGAAGGCGAACGCCGCCTCGTTCGCCGCGTCCATCGTCGGCGGCCTCTCGGCCGGCTTCCTCTACGACTACTTCGCGGGCGGCCGGGAGGTGTTCCTGCTCATCACCGCCCTGTACGTCGTCACGTTCGGGGCGACGGCGCTGCTCCTGTCTTCGGACGACACGCGCATTCACGGGTTCCCGTTCTCGGACCTCGCGGTCAACCGGCGGATCCTCACGCTCACGTCCTTCCGCGCGCAGTACTCGGTCGCGGTCACGCTCGTCCGGAACTGGGTGCCGGTGTTCGCGGGCTACGCGCTCGCGCAGGGCGGGCTCGGCTACCCGGCCTTCGCGGTCTCGGTCATCACCGTCTCCGAGAAGTTCACCAACATGCTGCTCCAGCCGTTCACCGGCCGGCTCTCCGATCGGTCCGGTCGGTCGCTGTTCGTCTTCGCGGGCGGCGGCACGTACGGGGTCGTCGCGCTGCTCGTCCCGTTCACGCCGATGATCGGCGCCACGGTCGGTCTCCCCGAGAGCTACCCCATCGTCGGCGCGGTCTCGGCCGCCTTCCTCCCGCTCGTCGCGCTCAACTGCGGGCTGGGCATCGCCGACAGCTTCCGGGAGCCGGCCAGCATGGCGCTGTTCGCGGACGAGGGGAGCGACGGGGAGGGCGTCGCGTCGAGCTTCGGCATCCGCGAACTCGTGTGGCGGCCCGGGTCGGTGCTCGCGCCGGTCGCGGGCGGGTGGCTGATGGCCGAGATCGGGATGGACTCGGTGTTCTACGTCGGCGGCGCGTTCGCGGTGCTCGGGGCGCTGACGTTCCTCGGCATCCTCTGGCGTGCCCACGGCGCGGGTGCCCTCCGGGAGTGGTAG
- a CDS encoding LUD domain-containing protein produces the protein MSEAREGKAEKLHRLLETEGDAVAENTRGFNRGRYESTDDLPAYEALKDEARAIKEDAIERLPELIEELREAVESNGGTLYVADDAADANEYVRDVVTERGDRVVKSKSMTTEELELNEHLEGAGVDVTETDLGEWVLQIADEAPSHIVGPALHKSSESIAELFNAHFDPDPPLSTPKELTNFARDMLLQDIEAADVGITGANFVTADSGTIALVTSEGNARKTAVVPDTHVAVAGVEKVIPSVEDLAPFLELIGKSATGQDVTSYFSLFTPPIASPPVAFDRPDRPMGEDPARREFHLVLVDNGRTAMREDEDLRETLYCIRCGACANSCGNFQSVGGHAFGGETYTGGIATGWEAGVEGLDSAAEFNDLCTGCSRCVPACPVKIDIPWINTAVRDRVNHADGDGSFDFLVEGLTPDEEPGGLAPAKRLFGNFETLAKWGSRTAPLSNWIAGSRPARWAMDRFVGVAAERELPAFQRRTLVDWFESRGSCVAPEDATREAVLYPDVYTNHVAVERGKAAVRVLEALEVRVVVPRRTAVGSGRAPLSQGMVDTARRQAERCRDALEPELDAGRDVVVVEPSDLAAFRREYEKLLPAGDFERVSGSSYEVLEYVFGLLENGADEGRLSAGDDEPVDYHAHCQQRTLGLDEHTVAVLERLGYDVTTSDTECCGMAGSFGYKSEYYELSMDVGEPLQQQFGEDERRVLASGTSCVDQLEALLSRPATHPIELLAPDSSAR, from the coding sequence ATGAGCGAAGCGCGGGAGGGGAAAGCCGAGAAGCTCCACAGGCTCCTGGAGACCGAGGGCGACGCGGTCGCCGAGAACACCCGCGGCTTCAACCGCGGCCGCTACGAGTCGACCGACGACCTCCCGGCCTACGAGGCGCTGAAGGACGAGGCGCGCGCGATCAAGGAGGACGCCATCGAACGCCTGCCCGAACTGATCGAGGAACTGCGGGAGGCGGTCGAGTCGAACGGCGGGACGCTGTACGTCGCCGACGACGCCGCGGACGCGAACGAGTACGTGCGCGACGTCGTCACCGAACGCGGCGACCGGGTCGTCAAGAGCAAGTCGATGACGACCGAGGAACTGGAGCTGAACGAGCACCTCGAGGGGGCGGGCGTCGACGTCACCGAAACCGACCTCGGCGAGTGGGTGCTCCAGATCGCGGACGAGGCGCCCTCACACATCGTCGGCCCGGCGCTGCACAAGTCCAGCGAGTCCATCGCGGAGCTGTTCAACGCGCACTTCGATCCCGACCCGCCGCTCTCGACGCCCAAGGAGCTGACGAACTTCGCCCGCGACATGCTGCTGCAGGACATCGAGGCGGCCGACGTCGGCATCACCGGCGCGAACTTCGTGACGGCCGACTCGGGCACCATCGCGCTCGTGACGAGCGAGGGGAACGCCCGCAAGACCGCCGTCGTCCCCGACACGCACGTCGCCGTCGCCGGCGTCGAGAAGGTGATCCCGTCGGTCGAGGACCTCGCACCGTTCCTCGAACTCATCGGCAAGTCCGCGACCGGCCAGGACGTCACCTCCTACTTCTCGCTGTTCACGCCGCCGATCGCGTCGCCGCCGGTGGCGTTCGACCGGCCGGACCGACCGATGGGCGAGGACCCAGCCCGGCGGGAGTTCCACCTCGTCCTCGTCGACAACGGCCGGACGGCGATGCGCGAGGACGAGGACCTGCGCGAGACGCTGTACTGCATCCGGTGTGGCGCCTGTGCCAACTCCTGCGGGAACTTCCAGTCGGTCGGCGGCCACGCGTTCGGCGGCGAGACGTACACGGGCGGCATCGCCACCGGCTGGGAGGCCGGGGTCGAGGGGCTCGACAGCGCGGCCGAGTTCAACGACCTCTGTACCGGCTGTTCGCGCTGCGTGCCGGCCTGTCCGGTGAAGATCGACATCCCGTGGATCAACACGGCCGTCCGGGATCGGGTGAACCACGCGGACGGCGACGGGTCGTTCGACTTCCTCGTCGAGGGGCTGACGCCCGACGAGGAGCCCGGTGGGCTCGCCCCGGCCAAACGCCTGTTCGGCAACTTCGAGACCCTGGCGAAGTGGGGGAGCCGCACCGCGCCGCTCTCGAACTGGATCGCCGGCAGCAGGCCGGCACGGTGGGCGATGGATCGCTTCGTGGGCGTCGCCGCCGAACGCGAGTTACCGGCGTTCCAGCGCCGGACGCTGGTGGACTGGTTCGAGTCGCGCGGGAGCTGCGTCGCCCCGGAGGACGCCACCCGGGAGGCGGTGCTGTACCCGGACGTCTACACGAACCACGTCGCCGTCGAGCGGGGGAAGGCTGCGGTCCGGGTGCTGGAGGCGCTCGAGGTACGCGTCGTCGTTCCCCGCCGGACGGCGGTCGGCAGCGGGCGAGCGCCGCTCTCGCAGGGGATGGTCGACACGGCCCGCCGGCAGGCCGAGCGGTGCCGCGACGCACTGGAGCCGGAACTCGACGCCGGACGCGACGTGGTCGTCGTCGAGCCGAGCGACCTCGCGGCGTTCCGGCGGGAGTACGAGAAACTGCTCCCGGCCGGGGACTTCGAGCGCGTTTCGGGGTCGAGCTACGAGGTGCTGGAGTACGTGTTCGGCCTGCTGGAGAACGGCGCCGACGAAGGGCGCCTCTCGGCCGGCGACGACGAGCCGGTGGACTATCACGCCCACTGCCAGCAGCGCACCCTGGGGCTGGACGAACACACCGTCGCGGTGCTGGAGCGGCTCGGCTACGACGTCACCACGTCGGACACGGAGTGTTGCGGGATGGCCGGGAGCTTCGGCTACAAGTCCGAGTACTACGAGCTGTCGATGGACGTCGGCGAGCCACTCCAGCAGCAGTTCGGGGAGGACGAGCGGCGCGTGCTCGCGTCGGGGACCTCGTGTGTCGACCAACTGGAGGCGCTGCTGTCGCGGCCGGCGACGCATCCGATCGAACTGCTCGCGCCCGACTCGTCCGCACGGTGA
- a CDS encoding DHH family phosphoesterase — translation MSAGVTISSMSTYAILGCGSVGHAVADELTEEGKDVLILDKDEARVEALRDQDLNAQVQDIAEDDVAGVVADRDVILILSSDVDANKEAVRAIRDHDGEQYVVVRASDPVSQDELTELGADVVITPSTVIADSALRSLESGELEYKARQLADIISSADGRLAILAHDNPDPDSIASAVALGAIADEYGVEADILYDGEIGHQENRAFVNTLGIDLLAREDAPPLSEYGALAIVDYSEADELDVDSDVDIYIDHEVPEEPIEAQFTDIRKNVSATSTILTKYIQEFDLSPSETVATALLYGIRAETVDFKRDTTPADLTAAAYLHPFADHDMLEEVESPSMSPETLDVLAEAIQNREVQGSHLVSNAGFIRDREALAQAAQQLLDLEGITTSAVFGIADDTIYLAARSKDIRINIGTVLQDGFSDIGEAAGHSTQGNAEIPLGLFTGIEASESNRDTLLQLSEEAVRRKLFDAMGVESSGSSSGGDATNGS, via the coding sequence ATGAGTGCTGGGGTGACGATTTCCTCGATGTCTACCTACGCGATCCTGGGGTGTGGGAGCGTCGGGCACGCCGTCGCGGACGAACTCACCGAGGAGGGCAAGGACGTGCTCATCCTCGACAAGGACGAGGCCCGCGTGGAGGCCCTGCGCGACCAGGACCTCAACGCGCAGGTCCAGGACATCGCCGAGGACGACGTCGCCGGGGTCGTCGCCGACCGCGACGTCATCCTCATCCTCTCCTCGGACGTGGACGCGAACAAGGAGGCGGTGCGGGCCATCCGGGACCACGACGGCGAGCAGTACGTCGTCGTGCGCGCCTCCGACCCGGTGAGCCAGGACGAACTCACGGAACTGGGCGCGGACGTGGTGATCACCCCCTCGACGGTCATCGCCGACTCGGCGCTCCGCTCGCTCGAATCGGGCGAACTGGAGTACAAGGCGCGCCAGCTCGCCGACATCATTTCGAGCGCTGACGGCCGCCTCGCCATCCTCGCACACGACAACCCGGACCCCGACTCCATCGCCTCCGCGGTCGCGCTCGGGGCCATCGCGGACGAGTACGGCGTCGAGGCCGACATCCTCTACGACGGCGAGATCGGCCACCAGGAGAACCGTGCGTTCGTCAACACGCTCGGCATCGACCTGCTGGCACGCGAAGACGCCCCCCCGCTCTCGGAGTACGGGGCCCTCGCGATCGTCGACTACTCCGAGGCCGACGAACTCGACGTCGACTCCGACGTCGACATCTACATCGACCACGAGGTGCCCGAGGAGCCGATCGAGGCGCAGTTCACCGACATCCGCAAGAACGTCTCGGCCACCTCGACCATCCTCACGAAGTACATCCAGGAGTTCGACCTCTCGCCGAGCGAGACGGTCGCCACCGCGCTGCTGTACGGCATCCGCGCCGAGACGGTCGACTTCAAGCGGGACACGACGCCCGCGGACCTCACCGCCGCGGCGTACCTCCACCCGTTCGCCGACCACGACATGCTGGAGGAGGTCGAGTCCCCGTCGATGTCGCCAGAGACGCTGGACGTCCTCGCCGAGGCCATCCAGAACCGGGAGGTCCAGGGGAGCCACCTCGTCTCGAACGCGGGGTTCATCCGCGACCGCGAGGCGCTCGCGCAGGCCGCCCAGCAACTCCTCGACCTCGAGGGTATCACGACCTCCGCCGTGTTCGGCATCGCGGACGACACCATCTACCTCGCGGCGCGCTCGAAGGACATCCGCATCAACATCGGCACCGTGCTGCAGGACGGCTTCTCGGACATCGGCGAGGCCGCCGGCCACTCGACGCAGGGGAACGCGGAGATCCCGCTCGGGCTGTTCACCGGCATCGAGGCGAGCGAGTCGAACCGCGACACGCTCCTCCAGCTCTCCGAGGAGGCGGTCCGCAGGAAGCTGTTCGACGCGATGGGCGTCGAGAGCTCGGGGTCGAGTTCGGGCGGCGACGCCACCAACGGCTCCTGA
- a CDS encoding fibrillarin-like rRNA/tRNA 2'-O-methyltransferase yields the protein MDNLPEGVTRREFDGRDRLCTRGEPVYGEPTDGDWRVWDASRSKLGAMLELGMETGLSGGDSVLYLGAANGTTVSHVADVAGPTYAVEFAPRPVRDLLAAAESRSNLLPLLKDARRPESYAHVVESDVDVLVQDVATRGQATVATRNARFLSGDGRLVLAVKARSEDVAASPESVFADVRTELSEAYEILGESRLDRFHADHLGIVARPR from the coding sequence ATGGATAATCTGCCCGAGGGAGTGACGCGCCGCGAGTTCGACGGCCGCGACCGACTCTGTACGCGGGGTGAGCCGGTGTATGGCGAACCGACCGACGGCGACTGGCGAGTCTGGGACGCCTCCCGGTCGAAGCTGGGTGCGATGCTCGAACTGGGGATGGAGACGGGGCTCTCCGGCGGCGACTCGGTGCTGTATCTCGGCGCGGCGAACGGAACCACCGTGAGCCACGTCGCCGACGTCGCCGGGCCGACCTACGCCGTCGAGTTCGCGCCCCGGCCCGTGCGGGACCTGCTGGCGGCGGCGGAGTCGCGCTCGAACCTGCTCCCCCTGCTGAAGGACGCCCGGCGCCCGGAGTCGTACGCCCACGTCGTCGAGTCGGACGTCGACGTGCTGGTCCAGGACGTGGCGACCCGCGGACAGGCGACCGTGGCGACCAGGAACGCCCGGTTCCTGTCCGGGGACGGGAGGCTCGTGCTCGCCGTCAAGGCGCGCTCTGAGGACGTCGCCGCCTCGCCCGAGTCCGTGTTCGCCGACGTGCGGACGGAGCTCTCGGAGGCCTACGAGATCCTGGGGGAGTCGCGGCTCGATCGCTTCCACGCGGACCACCTCGGCATCGTGGCGCGGCCACGGTAG